The Mariprofundus ferrinatatus DNA window CAATGGGTATGAGATGTTCGATTGGACTTATCAGCGCAAATCAGGGGAGATCTTTCCCGCAGAGGTACTGCTTACCAGGCTCACCCTTGATGACAAACAGCTGCTCATGGCTTCTGTTCGTGACATTAGCGAGCGAAAGCGTTCTGAAGCGAAGCTGCATGAAAGTGAAAAACAGATACGCCTGTTGCTGGACTCTGCTGCGGAAGCCATCTACGGCGTCGACGTAGATGGCAACTGCACGATGCTCAATAAAGCCTGCTTATCCATGCTGGGCTACGACAGCGAATCCGAGCTGCTGCAAAAAAATATGCATAAGAGGATCCATCACAGCCATGCCGATGGCACCCCCCTATCCGAGGAGCATTGCAGGGTATATCAGGCCTACAGGCAAGGTGAAGCTGCGCATGTAGATGATGAAGTCTTCTGGCGCAAAGATGGCAGCAGCTTCCCGATATCCTACTGGGTGCATCCGATCTATAGCGATGAGTCTGTGATTGGAGCCGTGGTTACCTTCCTCGATATCACAGAACAGGTAAGTTCAAGAAGTGCACTGAAACAGAGTCGCGAACAGCTGCAGAGCGCTTTGGAGGGCACGATTGCCGCGGTCTCCAATGCGGTTGGCGCAAGGGACCCCTACACGTCCGGCCACCAGCAACGTGTAGCTGAACTTGCCAAAGCCATTGCCAGAGAGATGGGGCTGGATGAGGCACGGGTCAAAGGCGTATTCCTGAGTGCCACCATCCACGATATCGGTAAGATTCAACTGCCGGCAGATATCTTGAGCAGACCGGGAAAACTCACCAATGCTGAGTACCAGCTGATAAAGGAGCATTCTGAAGCAGGATATTCTATTCTTAAGGGTATAAGTTTTTCATGGCCCGTGGCAGAGGTGGCCCATCAGCACCACGAGCGCATGGATGGCTCGGGTTATCCACAGGGTTTAAAGGGTGATGAGATATGCCTGGAAGCCAAAATAGTTGCCGTAGCCGATGTTGTTGAAGCCATGAGCAGTCACCGCCCCTATCGTCCGGCGCTGGGGATAGATGCGGCACTGGATGAAATCCGAACCCATCGCGGCAGCGCTTTTGATCCCGAAGTTGTAGATGCCTGCCTGAAACTTTTTGAGGAGAAGCGCTTTACCCTTTAGTTCAGGGCTGCTTCTTTGCCAGGAAGGGAATAACTGCGCCTGGCACGAGTTCGGAGACATCGCCACCCATGCTGGAGATCTCCCTGATAAAGCGGGAGGATACAAATGTATAGTCCTCGCGCGCCATGACGAAAACAGTTTCGATTCGTTCATCCAGCCTGCGATTCATCGTTGCCATCTGGAACTCATATTCAAAGTCGGATGCGGCCCTGAGCCCGCGCAAA harbors:
- a CDS encoding HD domain-containing phosphohydrolase; this encodes MKLGHKISLGFLPVVIMFFLVSTVQFVQLKHSRDHINQIISSNLSELEYAEAFFHAIQNLQKNALLIAMDGVATGTYDAESSATIIGNFNSSLNMAQRAVTLMEKQTLIQIENGDAEGEEDELQEIFHLKRLLVSLSGHAHELKRSLEAEEVERSRAVIENKIEPLAIQMHGIISDLEVDAQEEIDLALVKLQDQLERHMAATALVGMISVTLVIGLALYIMRSISANITRLHQATGLLGQGKLDTRVEVYSSDELGEIASDINSMAAGLRETIVSRDDLAKEVKAREEAEKELQQNEHKYRSIFESSRDTFMLLDQNGFLDCNDSTLHMFGCANRGEFLGHHPMEFSPAVQSDGTPSPEAANRHIETALINGYEMFDWTYQRKSGEIFPAEVLLTRLTLDDKQLLMASVRDISERKRSEAKLHESEKQIRLLLDSAAEAIYGVDVDGNCTMLNKACLSMLGYDSESELLQKNMHKRIHHSHADGTPLSEEHCRVYQAYRQGEAAHVDDEVFWRKDGSSFPISYWVHPIYSDESVIGAVVTFLDITEQVSSRSALKQSREQLQSALEGTIAAVSNAVGARDPYTSGHQQRVAELAKAIAREMGLDEARVKGVFLSATIHDIGKIQLPADILSRPGKLTNAEYQLIKEHSEAGYSILKGISFSWPVAEVAHQHHERMDGSGYPQGLKGDEICLEAKIVAVADVVEAMSSHRPYRPALGIDAALDEIRTHRGSAFDPEVVDACLKLFEEKRFTL